A single Pantoea rwandensis DNA region contains:
- the tal gene encoding transaldolase translates to MNQLDALKQFTTVVADSGDIESIRHYHPEDATTNPSLILKAAGLDAYKHLIDDAIDYAKKQGGSKETQIINASDKVAINLGMEILKSVPGRVSTEVDARLSFDRGMCVTKAEKLVRMYEENGIDRSRILIKLASTWEGIKAAEELEKNGIQCNLTLLFSFAQARACAEAGVFLISPFVGRIYDWYNSRKPLDPYVVDEDPGVKSVRRIYDYFKKHRYSTVIMGASFRKVEQIQALAGCDRLTISPNLLEELANSDAPLERKLEPSTEGFHQPAPLSEAEFRWEHNQDPMAVEKLSDGIRQFAIDQQKLEDVLASRL, encoded by the coding sequence ATGAACCAGCTAGATGCATTGAAACAGTTCACCACCGTGGTGGCGGACAGCGGCGACATCGAATCTATTCGCCATTACCACCCGGAAGACGCGACCACTAACCCTTCGTTGATCCTGAAAGCTGCCGGTCTCGATGCTTATAAACATCTGATTGATGACGCTATCGACTATGCGAAAAAACAGGGCGGCAGCAAAGAGACGCAAATCATCAACGCCAGCGATAAAGTGGCGATCAACCTCGGTATGGAAATTCTGAAAAGCGTACCGGGCCGTGTTTCGACCGAAGTGGATGCGCGCCTCTCCTTCGATCGTGGCATGTGTGTCACCAAAGCTGAAAAACTGGTACGGATGTACGAAGAGAACGGCATTGATCGTTCACGCATCCTGATCAAACTGGCCTCAACCTGGGAAGGGATCAAAGCCGCTGAAGAACTGGAGAAAAACGGCATCCAATGTAACCTGACGCTGTTGTTCTCTTTTGCGCAGGCGCGTGCCTGTGCCGAAGCAGGCGTGTTCCTGATCTCCCCGTTCGTCGGCCGCATTTATGACTGGTACAACTCACGTAAACCGCTGGACCCGTATGTGGTGGATGAAGATCCGGGCGTGAAATCCGTGCGTCGTATCTACGACTACTTCAAAAAGCATCGTTACAGCACCGTGATCATGGGAGCCAGCTTCCGTAAAGTTGAGCAGATTCAGGCGCTGGCTGGCTGCGACCGCCTGACCATCTCCCCTAACCTGCTGGAAGAGTTGGCAAACAGCGATGCACCGCTGGAACGTAAGTTAGAGCCTTCAACCGAAGGCTTCCATCAGCCTGCTCCGCTCTCTGAAGCCGAGTTCCGCTGGGAACATAACCAGGATCCGATGGCAGTGGAAAAACTGTCTGACGGCATCCGTCAATTCGCCATTGACCAGCAGAAGCTGGAAGATGTGCTGGCTTCTCGCCTGTAA
- the maeB gene encoding NADP-dependent oxaloacetate-decarboxylating malate dehydrogenase, with protein sequence MDDQLKQSALDFHQYPTPGKIQVSPTKPLATQRDLALAYSPGVAAPCLEIAADPLAAHKYTARGNLVAVISNGTAVLGLGNIGALAGKPVMEGKGVLFKKFAGIDVFDIEVDELDPDKLIEVIAALEPTFGGINLEDIKAPECFYIEQKLRERMKIPVFHDDQHGTAIICTAAVLNGLSIVKKAISDVRLVVSGAGASAIACLNLLVALGMQKHNIVVCDSKGVIYRDREPNMTPTKAEYAIEDKGARTLDEVIAGADIFLGCSGPKAMTPEMVKKMAQNPLILALANPEPEIMPPLAKEVRPDAIICTGRSDFPNQVNNVLCFPFIFRGALDVGATAINEEMKLAAVHAIAALAQAEQSDVVASAYDDQDLSFGPEYLIPKPFDPRLIVQIAPAVAKAAMESGVATRPIADFDAYREQLTEFVYKTNLFMKPIFSQARKDPKRVVMAEGEEVRVLHATQELVSLGLAKPILIGRPNVIAMRIQKQGLKIEAGKDFEIVNNESDPRFKEYWNEYYQIMKRRGVTPETAQRAVIGNPTLIGAIMVHRGEADALICGTIGDYREHYDVVEKVFGFRDDVKVAGAMNALLLPSGNTFIADTYVNEDPSAEQLADITLLAAETVRRFGIEPRVALLSHSSFGTSNAPGARKMREALTLIQSRAPELEIDGEMHGDAALVESIRRELMPDSPLKGTANLLIMPNVEAARISYNLLRVSCSEGVTVGPVLMGISKPVHVLTRIASVRRIVNMVALAVVEAQTEPL encoded by the coding sequence ATGGACGATCAACTCAAGCAAAGTGCGCTCGATTTCCACCAATATCCCACTCCCGGAAAAATTCAGGTTTCCCCCACCAAACCGCTGGCGACGCAGCGTGATTTAGCGCTGGCCTATTCGCCGGGTGTGGCGGCACCTTGCCTCGAGATTGCTGCCGATCCGCTGGCGGCGCACAAATACACCGCACGCGGCAATCTGGTGGCGGTGATTTCGAACGGAACGGCAGTGCTCGGTCTCGGCAATATCGGTGCGCTGGCCGGTAAACCGGTGATGGAAGGCAAAGGGGTATTGTTCAAGAAATTCGCCGGCATTGATGTGTTCGATATCGAAGTGGACGAGCTGGATCCGGATAAGTTGATTGAGGTGATTGCCGCGCTGGAGCCGACCTTTGGCGGCATAAACCTCGAAGATATCAAAGCGCCAGAGTGTTTTTACATTGAGCAGAAATTGCGCGAGCGCATGAAGATTCCGGTGTTTCACGACGATCAGCACGGGACGGCGATCATCTGTACTGCGGCGGTGCTCAATGGTTTGAGCATCGTTAAAAAGGCCATCTCAGATGTGCGGCTAGTGGTGTCTGGGGCGGGCGCATCAGCCATTGCCTGCCTGAATTTGCTGGTGGCGCTCGGCATGCAGAAGCACAACATTGTGGTGTGCGACTCCAAAGGGGTGATTTACCGCGATCGTGAACCCAATATGACGCCGACCAAAGCCGAGTACGCCATAGAAGATAAAGGCGCGCGTACGCTGGATGAAGTGATTGCCGGTGCGGACATCTTCCTCGGCTGCTCGGGTCCGAAAGCGATGACGCCAGAGATGGTGAAGAAAATGGCGCAGAACCCGCTGATTCTGGCGCTCGCCAATCCTGAACCAGAGATCATGCCGCCGCTGGCGAAAGAGGTTCGACCGGATGCGATTATCTGCACCGGACGCTCGGATTTCCCGAATCAGGTGAACAACGTGCTATGTTTCCCGTTTATTTTCCGCGGGGCGTTGGACGTTGGCGCGACGGCCATTAACGAAGAGATGAAACTGGCGGCGGTGCATGCGATTGCGGCCTTAGCGCAGGCCGAGCAGAGCGATGTGGTGGCCTCCGCCTATGATGATCAGGATCTGAGTTTTGGACCGGAATATCTGATCCCGAAACCGTTCGATCCGCGTTTGATTGTGCAGATCGCGCCTGCTGTGGCGAAAGCGGCGATGGAGTCCGGCGTGGCGACCCGGCCCATCGCTGACTTTGATGCCTATCGCGAGCAGCTCACCGAATTTGTGTATAAAACCAACCTGTTTATGAAGCCGATTTTCTCGCAGGCACGCAAAGATCCGAAACGCGTGGTGATGGCCGAAGGGGAGGAGGTGCGCGTGTTGCATGCGACGCAGGAATTGGTGTCGCTGGGGCTGGCGAAGCCGATTCTGATTGGTCGTCCAAACGTGATTGCGATGCGTATTCAGAAGCAAGGGTTGAAGATTGAAGCGGGCAAGGATTTTGAGATCGTCAACAATGAGTCCGACCCGCGCTTTAAAGAGTATTGGAACGAGTATTATCAGATCATGAAACGGCGCGGGGTCACTCCGGAAACGGCCCAGCGGGCAGTGATCGGCAATCCGACCTTGATCGGTGCGATCATGGTGCATCGTGGCGAAGCCGACGCGTTGATTTGTGGCACCATTGGCGATTACCGCGAGCATTACGATGTGGTGGAGAAGGTGTTTGGTTTCCGCGACGACGTGAAAGTCGCTGGGGCAATGAACGCGTTACTGCTGCCGAGCGGTAACACTTTTATTGCAGATACCTATGTGAATGAAGATCCCAGTGCGGAACAGTTGGCGGATATCACGCTGCTGGCGGCCGAAACGGTGCGTCGCTTTGGTATTGAACCGCGCGTGGCGCTGCTGTCGCACTCCAGCTTTGGCACGTCTAATGCGCCGGGGGCACGTAAAATGCGCGAGGCGTTGACGCTGATTCAAAGCCGTGCGCCAGAACTGGAGATCGACGGTGAGATGCACGGTGATGCGGCGTTGGTGGAGAGTATCCGGCGTGAACTGATGCCCGACAGCCCGCTGAAAGGCACCGCGAATCTGCTGATTATGCCGAACGTGGAGGCGGCACGTATCAGTTATAACCTGCTGCGCGTGTCGTGTTCGGAAGGGGTGACGGTCGGGCCGGTATTGATGGGGATTAGCAAGCCGGTGCATGTGCTGACGCGGATTGCATCGGTGAGACGCATTGTGAATATGGTGGCATTAGCGGTGGTGGAGGCGCAAACCGAGCCGTTGTGA
- the hemF gene encoding oxygen-dependent coproporphyrinogen oxidase has translation MSNPDISRVQAFLLTLQDEICAQLAAADGTATFAEDDWQRPGGGGGRSRVLRNGAVFEQAGVNFSHVHGDQMPASATAHRPELAGRSFEAMGVSLVVHPENPYIPTSHANVRFFIAEKPGADPVWWFGGGFDLTPYYGFEEDALHWHQTAFDLCQPFGEDVYPRYKKWCDDYFHLKHRNEQRGIGGLFYDDLNTPDFDHCFDFMQAVGKGYLDAYLPIVAKRKALPWGERERQFQLYRRGRYVEFNLVWDRGTLFGLQTGGRTESILMSMPPLVRWEYDYQTEAGTPEAALYSDFLPVKDWLGLGE, from the coding sequence ATGAGCAATCCCGATATTTCCCGCGTCCAAGCGTTTTTACTGACGCTGCAAGATGAAATTTGCGCCCAGCTGGCAGCAGCCGATGGCACAGCGACCTTCGCCGAAGATGACTGGCAGCGCCCAGGTGGCGGTGGCGGACGAAGTCGCGTACTGCGCAACGGCGCGGTGTTTGAGCAGGCAGGCGTGAACTTCTCTCATGTACACGGTGATCAGATGCCCGCCTCCGCCACTGCGCACCGCCCCGAACTGGCCGGCCGCAGCTTTGAAGCCATGGGCGTGTCACTCGTTGTGCACCCGGAAAACCCGTACATCCCAACCAGTCACGCCAACGTGCGTTTCTTCATTGCTGAGAAGCCGGGTGCCGATCCGGTGTGGTGGTTCGGCGGCGGTTTCGATCTCACTCCGTATTATGGTTTTGAGGAAGATGCGCTGCACTGGCATCAAACCGCGTTTGATCTGTGCCAGCCGTTTGGCGAAGACGTCTATCCGCGCTACAAAAAATGGTGTGATGATTATTTCCACCTCAAACATCGTAACGAGCAGCGTGGCATTGGCGGGCTGTTTTACGATGACCTGAATACGCCAGACTTTGATCACTGCTTCGATTTTATGCAGGCGGTGGGCAAAGGATATCTGGATGCCTATTTACCGATCGTCGCGAAGCGCAAAGCGCTGCCGTGGGGCGAGCGCGAGCGTCAGTTCCAGCTCTATCGCCGCGGGCGTTATGTCGAATTTAATCTGGTGTGGGATCGCGGCACGCTGTTCGGCCTGCAAACCGGCGGCCGCACCGAATCGATTTTGATGTCGATGCCGCCACTGGTGCGCTGGGAATATGATTACCAAACCGAAGCCGGCACGCCGGAAGCAGCGCTCTACAGCGATTTTCTGCCGGTGAAGGATTGGCTGGGATTGGGTGAATAG
- the amiA gene encoding N-acetylmuramoyl-L-alanine amidase AmiA produces MNKISLLKRLTNRRQLILSGLALAVLSPRAVMAKEESADLRVSKGHTPPKPATNGKRIVMIDPGHGGIDSGAVGEEGSEEKHIVLAIANTVRTLLQNHPKVEVRLTRESDHFIPLYQRVEIAHQHGANLFMSIHADGYTSPDANGASVFALSNRGASSAMARYMSQRENDADKVGGAEVQEKDNYLNQILFDLVQTDTIRNSLTLGKHVLDQIRPVHHLHSQHTEQAAFAVLKSPSIPSVLVETSFITNPREEQLLGTTAFRQKIASAIADGIVNYFNEYDRRQA; encoded by the coding sequence ATGAATAAAATTTCACTGCTGAAGCGCCTTACCAATCGCCGCCAGCTGATTCTTTCTGGCCTGGCGCTGGCGGTGCTGTCACCCCGTGCGGTGATGGCAAAAGAAGAGAGCGCCGATTTGCGCGTCAGCAAAGGTCACACCCCGCCTAAACCGGCGACTAACGGTAAACGCATCGTGATGATCGATCCCGGTCACGGCGGCATTGATTCGGGCGCGGTTGGCGAAGAGGGCTCGGAAGAGAAACATATCGTTCTGGCAATTGCCAATACCGTGCGCACGCTGCTGCAAAATCACCCTAAAGTGGAAGTGCGACTGACGCGTGAAAGCGATCACTTTATTCCGCTCTATCAACGCGTCGAAATCGCGCATCAGCACGGTGCCAATCTTTTTATGTCGATCCACGCTGACGGCTACACCAGCCCGGATGCCAATGGCGCGTCAGTATTCGCGCTGTCGAACCGCGGTGCCAGTAGCGCCATGGCGCGCTACATGTCGCAGCGCGAAAACGATGCCGATAAAGTCGGTGGCGCGGAAGTACAGGAGAAAGATAATTATCTGAATCAGATTCTGTTCGATCTGGTCCAGACCGATACCATCCGCAATAGCCTGACGCTGGGCAAACACGTATTGGATCAGATTCGCCCGGTGCATCATCTGCACAGTCAGCATACCGAACAGGCCGCGTTTGCCGTGTTGAAGTCGCCCTCGATTCCGTCAGTGCTGGTCGAAACCTCCTTTATTACCAACCCGCGTGAGGAGCAACTGCTGGGTACCACTGCCTTCCGCCAGAAGATCGCCAGCGCGATTGCCGACGGTATCGTCAATTACTTCAACGAGTACGATCGTCGCCAGGCGTAG
- a CDS encoding GNAT family acetyltransferase: MEIRSFRQEDFEEVITLWERCDLLRPWNDPELDIERKMNHDPELFLVAEVGGEVVGTVMGGYDGHRGSVYYLAVHPDYQGRGFANALMNRLEKKLIARGCPKINLMVREENDQVLAFYEKLDYEPVDSVLLGKRLIEDREY; this comes from the coding sequence ATGGAAATCCGCTCATTCCGCCAGGAAGATTTTGAAGAAGTGATCACGCTCTGGGAGCGTTGCGATCTATTACGTCCGTGGAACGATCCGGAACTGGATATCGAACGTAAAATGAACCACGATCCCGAACTGTTTCTGGTGGCGGAAGTGGGCGGCGAAGTGGTCGGCACGGTGATGGGCGGTTACGATGGCCATCGCGGATCGGTCTACTATCTGGCGGTGCATCCCGATTATCAGGGACGCGGCTTTGCGAATGCCTTAATGAATCGCCTGGAGAAGAAGTTAATCGCGCGCGGCTGCCCGAAAATCAATCTGATGGTGCGTGAAGAAAATGACCAGGTGCTCGCCTTCTACGAAAAACTCGATTACGAGCCTGTGGACTCGGTGTTACTGGGTAAACGTTTAATCGAAGACCGCGAGTATTAA
- a CDS encoding DUF2919 domain-containing protein: MMGLKYLPDEYDAKGQLRLPFLFWLILLLQARTWLLLVMAGASRQQGNDLLALFYPDRQSFWIGLALGIPAAAGLLLTGYRQRWPRLWQSWRQVLSVSLLISLLSQGYGLVQGAFPDSPWPLLLTLFDLLALIWLQTHQRLRDCFLPEHLHLE, encoded by the coding sequence ATGATGGGGCTGAAATATTTGCCAGACGAATACGATGCAAAAGGGCAGCTACGGCTGCCGTTTCTTTTCTGGCTGATTCTGTTATTGCAGGCGCGCACCTGGCTGTTACTGGTGATGGCGGGCGCGTCCCGTCAGCAGGGTAACGATCTGCTGGCGCTGTTCTATCCCGACCGTCAGAGCTTTTGGATTGGATTGGCGCTGGGCATTCCGGCGGCAGCGGGTTTGCTGCTGACCGGCTATCGCCAACGCTGGCCGCGCCTGTGGCAGAGTTGGCGTCAGGTGCTGAGTGTGTCGTTATTGATCAGTCTGTTGTCGCAAGGCTACGGGCTGGTACAGGGCGCTTTTCCGGACTCTCCGTGGCCGCTACTTTTAACGCTGTTTGATCTGCTGGCGTTGATTTGGCTGCAAACCCATCAGCGCTTGCGCGACTGTTTTCTGCCGGAACATCTGCATCTCGAATAA
- a CDS encoding RpoE-regulated lipoprotein, whose amino-acid sequence MKVVRPALLVSAMILAGCASSGSSSASSASESHWYNPLSYHWSALNPMNWFGGSLTVTEQGVAGLSSTTAMSEAAIGKALNNDYQLRQGMRTQNGQVVDFWQALDEGKLKLVINGQSSVERIEVLDTAAKSADGSKIGDLFSDKFSKAFDNCKLVSGLDARDVECRAPGSQHISYIYSGEGHGPEGLMPADDTLKSWKISKIVWQR is encoded by the coding sequence ATGAAAGTTGTTCGTCCCGCACTGCTGGTCAGCGCCATGATTCTGGCAGGATGCGCCAGTTCAGGTTCCTCTTCCGCCTCCAGCGCGAGCGAAAGCCATTGGTATAATCCGCTGAGCTATCACTGGTCGGCACTGAATCCAATGAACTGGTTTGGCGGTTCGTTAACCGTGACCGAGCAGGGTGTGGCTGGACTCAGCAGCACCACGGCGATGTCGGAAGCGGCGATTGGTAAAGCGCTGAACAACGATTACCAACTACGTCAGGGGATGCGCACGCAAAATGGTCAGGTGGTGGATTTCTGGCAGGCATTGGATGAGGGCAAACTGAAGCTGGTGATCAATGGTCAAAGCAGCGTAGAGCGCATTGAAGTCTTGGACACCGCAGCCAAAAGCGCTGATGGCAGCAAAATCGGCGATCTGTTTAGCGACAAATTCAGTAAAGCCTTCGATAACTGCAAACTGGTCTCGGGATTAGATGCGCGCGATGTGGAATGCCGTGCGCCGGGTAGCCAGCACATCTCCTATATCTACAGCGGAGAAGGGCACGGACCCGAGGGTTTGATGCCGGCTGACGATACCTTAAAAAGCTGGAAAATCAGCAAGATCGTTTGGCAGCGCTAA
- a CDS encoding Dyp-type peroxidase: MSQFQCGILLEHRRFAIWLEARVTGDLNALRQGSKSFLQQLEALQQKFADAGLGAVIAFGDALWRDLQGASSAPELKAFAPLGKGIAPATQRDLLIHIQSLRHDVNFSLAQAALTAFADAVVIEEETHGFRWVEDRDLSGFVDGTENPQGEARQQVAIIAEGPDAGGSYVFTQRWEHNLKLWNRMAVEKQEAIIGRTKVDNEELPGDQRPVTSHLSRVDLKEEGKGLKILRQSLPYGTASGTHGLYFISYCNRLYNIEQQLLSMFGERDGKMDAMLRFTKPVTGSYFFAPSLNALQAL, translated from the coding sequence ATGTCTCAATTTCAGTGCGGGATCCTGCTGGAACACCGCCGTTTCGCCATTTGGCTTGAAGCCCGCGTTACGGGTGACCTCAATGCGCTGCGTCAGGGCAGCAAATCATTTCTGCAGCAACTCGAAGCGCTACAACAGAAATTTGCCGATGCCGGCCTGGGCGCGGTGATCGCCTTTGGTGATGCGTTGTGGCGCGACCTGCAAGGTGCCTCTTCCGCGCCTGAATTGAAAGCTTTCGCGCCACTGGGGAAAGGTATTGCGCCTGCGACTCAGCGTGATTTGCTCATCCATATCCAATCGTTACGTCATGACGTGAACTTCTCGCTGGCGCAGGCCGCACTTACCGCTTTTGCTGATGCGGTCGTGATTGAAGAAGAGACGCACGGTTTCCGTTGGGTTGAAGATCGCGATCTGTCGGGCTTTGTTGATGGCACCGAAAACCCGCAGGGTGAAGCACGTCAGCAGGTGGCGATTATCGCTGAGGGACCGGATGCGGGCGGCAGTTACGTATTCACGCAACGATGGGAGCACAATCTTAAACTGTGGAACCGCATGGCGGTAGAGAAGCAGGAAGCGATTATTGGTCGCACCAAGGTGGATAACGAGGAGTTACCTGGCGATCAACGTCCCGTGACCTCACATCTGAGCCGCGTTGATCTGAAAGAAGAGGGCAAAGGGCTGAAAATCCTGCGCCAGAGCTTGCCGTACGGCACTGCCAGCGGCACGCACGGGCTGTACTTCATCTCCTATTGCAACCGCCTCTATAACATCGAGCAGCAGTTGCTGAGCATGTTCGGTGAGCGCGATGGCAAGATGGATGCGATGCTGCGTTTCACCAAACCGGTCACCGGCAGCTACTTCTTCGCGCCTTCACTGAACGCATTACAAGCGCTGTAA
- a CDS encoding sulfate ABC transporter substrate-binding protein, translating to MTLPITKKWMSGIALSLALAGAAQATELLNSSYDVSRELFVALDAPFEQQWNAAHPNDKLTIKQSHAGSSKQALAILQGLRADVVTYNQVTDVQVLHDKGNLIPADWQTRLPNNSSPFYSTMAFLVRKGNPKQIHDWSDLARDNVKLVFPNPKTSGNGRYTYLAAWGAADQADGKDKAKTEAFMTKFLKNVEVFDTGGRGATTTFAERGLGDVLISFESEVNNIRNQYGKDDYEVIVPKTNILAEFPVAWVDKNVEHNGTADAAKAYLNFLYSPEAQKIITGFYYRVNNPQLMAEQKDRFPQTALFNVQDTFGGWDNVMKTHFASGGELDKLLAAGRG from the coding sequence ATGACACTTCCGATTACGAAAAAATGGATGAGCGGAATCGCCTTGTCACTGGCGTTAGCCGGTGCAGCGCAGGCAACAGAGTTGTTGAACAGCTCTTATGATGTCTCGCGCGAGCTGTTTGTTGCCCTGGATGCGCCATTTGAACAACAGTGGAATGCAGCACATCCCAATGACAAGCTGACGATTAAACAATCGCATGCCGGGTCATCAAAACAGGCGCTGGCTATCCTGCAAGGGCTGCGCGCGGATGTGGTGACCTACAATCAGGTCACTGACGTGCAGGTGCTGCATGACAAAGGCAACCTGATCCCGGCTGACTGGCAAACCCGTCTGCCGAACAACAGCTCACCGTTCTACTCCACCATGGCGTTTCTGGTGCGCAAAGGGAATCCTAAGCAAATCCACGATTGGTCGGATTTGGCGCGCGATAACGTGAAGCTGGTGTTCCCGAACCCGAAAACCTCCGGTAATGGTCGCTATACCTATCTGGCGGCCTGGGGCGCTGCCGATCAGGCGGATGGTAAAGACAAAGCCAAAACCGAAGCCTTTATGACGAAATTCCTGAAAAATGTCGAAGTGTTTGATACCGGCGGCCGTGGCGCGACGACCACCTTCGCCGAACGCGGTTTAGGGGATGTGCTGATCAGCTTTGAATCGGAAGTGAACAACATCCGCAATCAGTACGGCAAAGATGACTACGAAGTCATTGTGCCTAAGACCAATATTCTGGCGGAGTTTCCTGTGGCGTGGGTCGACAAAAACGTCGAGCACAACGGCACTGCAGACGCGGCAAAAGCCTACCTCAATTTCCTCTATTCCCCAGAGGCGCAGAAAATCATTACCGGTTTCTATTATCGCGTGAACAATCCACAGCTGATGGCGGAACAGAAAGACCGCTTCCCGCAGACCGCGCTGTTTAATGTGCAGGATACCTTTGGCGGCTGGGATAACGTGATGAAAACCCATTTTGCCAGCGGCGGTGAGCTGGATAAATTACTGGCAGCGGGGCGCGGTTGA
- the cysT gene encoding sulfate/thiosulfate ABC transporter permease CysT has translation MFALAQKRVLPGFGLSLGTSLLFTCLILLLPISALLMQLSNMTLAQYWDVVTNPQLIAAYKVTLLSAGVASIFNAFFGMLMAWILTRYRFPGRALLDGLMDLPFALPTAVAGLTLAGLFSVSGWYGQWLAHFDIKVSYTWLGIAVAMAFTSIPFVVRTVQPVLEELGPEYEEAAETLGATPWQSFRRVVLPEVAPALLAGTALSFTRSLGEFGAVIFIAGNIAWKTEVTSLMIFVRLQEFDYPAASAIASVIMAASLLLLFAINTLQSRFGRRLGGH, from the coding sequence ATGTTTGCCTTAGCGCAAAAGCGCGTGCTACCGGGGTTCGGTCTCAGCCTTGGCACCAGCCTGCTATTTACCTGCCTGATCCTGCTGTTGCCAATCAGCGCGCTGCTGATGCAGTTGTCCAACATGACGCTGGCGCAATATTGGGATGTGGTCACCAATCCACAGCTGATTGCGGCTTATAAGGTCACGCTGTTGTCGGCGGGCGTGGCATCCATTTTCAATGCGTTCTTTGGCATGTTAATGGCCTGGATTCTGACCCGTTACCGTTTCCCTGGCCGCGCGTTGCTGGATGGCTTGATGGATCTGCCGTTTGCACTGCCTACTGCTGTCGCCGGCCTGACGCTGGCGGGGTTGTTCTCGGTGAGTGGTTGGTATGGTCAATGGTTGGCCCATTTCGACATCAAAGTCTCTTACACCTGGCTGGGCATTGCAGTGGCGATGGCCTTTACCAGTATCCCGTTTGTGGTGCGCACGGTACAGCCGGTACTGGAAGAGTTAGGCCCGGAATATGAAGAAGCGGCTGAAACGCTGGGTGCGACACCGTGGCAAAGTTTCCGCCGTGTGGTGCTGCCAGAGGTGGCGCCCGCGCTGTTAGCGGGCACGGCGTTATCGTTCACGCGCAGCCTGGGTGAGTTTGGTGCGGTTATCTTTATCGCAGGTAACATCGCGTGGAAAACCGAAGTCACGTCGCTGATGATTTTTGTTCGCCTGCAAGAGTTTGATTACCCGGCGGCCAGTGCTATCGCCTCGGTCATCATGGCCGCTTCGCTGCTGTTGCTGTTCGCGATTAACACCTTGCAGAGCCGCTTTGGCCGTCGCTTAGGAGGCCACTAA
- the cysW gene encoding sulfate/thiosulfate ABC transporter permease CysW, which translates to MAEISQINHAERQPVNWGKWLLIGVGALVSFLLLVVPMISIFWEALSQGVIASLSNLKEGDMLHAIWLTILVALITVPVNLVFGTLLAWLVTRFTFPGRQLLLTLFDIPFAVSPVVAGLMYLLFWGINGPAGGWLDAHNIQIMFAWPGMVLATIFVTCPFVVRELVPVMLSQGSNEDEAAVLLGASGWQMFRRVTLPNIRWALMYGVVLTNARAIGEFGAVSVVSGSIRGETYTLPLQVELLHQDYNTVGAFTAAALLTLMAILTLFLKSVVQWRLEHQQKRQQEENHEH; encoded by the coding sequence ATGGCGGAGATTTCGCAGATTAATCACGCTGAGCGTCAGCCTGTGAACTGGGGTAAATGGCTGCTGATTGGCGTGGGCGCGCTGGTCTCCTTCCTGCTGCTGGTGGTCCCGATGATCTCCATCTTTTGGGAAGCCCTGAGCCAGGGGGTTATTGCCTCGCTCTCTAATTTAAAAGAGGGTGACATGCTGCACGCCATCTGGCTGACGATTCTGGTGGCGCTGATTACCGTGCCGGTCAATCTGGTGTTCGGTACGCTGCTGGCATGGCTGGTAACGCGCTTTACTTTCCCGGGCCGCCAACTGTTGCTGACGCTGTTTGATATTCCTTTTGCCGTGTCACCGGTGGTGGCGGGGCTGATGTATCTGCTGTTCTGGGGCATCAACGGCCCGGCGGGTGGTTGGCTGGACGCGCACAACATTCAGATCATGTTTGCCTGGCCGGGCATGGTGCTGGCCACCATTTTTGTCACCTGCCCGTTTGTGGTCCGTGAGCTGGTGCCGGTGATGTTGAGCCAGGGCAGCAATGAAGATGAAGCCGCGGTGCTGTTAGGCGCCTCGGGCTGGCAGATGTTCCGCCGCGTAACGTTGCCGAACATTCGCTGGGCGCTGATGTACGGCGTGGTGTTAACCAACGCGCGTGCGATTGGCGAGTTTGGTGCGGTCTCGGTGGTCTCGGGATCGATTCGCGGTGAGACCTACACCTTACCGCTTCAGGTTGAATTACTGCATCAGGATTACAACACCGTTGGCGCCTTTACCGCGGCTGCGTTGTTGACCCTGATGGCCATTTTGACGCTGTTTCTGAAAAGCGTGGTGCAGTGGCGATTAGAGCATCAGCAGAAGCGCCAACAGGAGGAAAATCATGAGCATTGA